One Streptomyces sp. CNQ-509 DNA window includes the following coding sequences:
- a CDS encoding S41 family peptidase, translating to MTAGSDSTAAPGPGLPYLRFPHLHGDLLCFAAEDDLWLAPLPAPGAKPERGWRLTVDRTRVGHPRFSPDGRSIAFTSWHSLDAEIHVVSAEGGVARRLTYWGSPDTRVCGWTPPGSGEDGEAQILAVSSQGQPLSYQTWSYLVPTDGSPGRRLPWGPVDDIAVAEQAGHRKTLLLTGRPPHEPAAWKRYRGGATGRIYLHGRRLLADLGGHVECVMFVGPPPAARIAFLSDHEGVGNLYSCLPDGTDLRRHSDHAEFYARNAATDGYRVIYQCAGELWLAEDFGPAGQPRRLDVRLGSPRAGRRPYQVAAQNNVQGLTVDTTGRASAVAVRGALYWLTHRDGPARTITETPGVRIRLPEMLGDTNRVAYVTDAAGEDAIEIADLPRTGAVGEPLRLAAGKLGRVLALVPSPDGRHIALASHDGRLLLVRVPERVHVDERMSAEVAEEFAEAVRAAEELSPAEAAGDCQLTELIRSVNGPVRDLAFSPDSKWIAWAHPGIGRSLRQIKIARVADRTIVDVTDGRFEDEEPVFTRDGRYLAFLSWRGFDPVYDVHTGDLSFPLGSRPYLVPLHPATPSPFALSAEGRPAAGGMDPVGPPAAEAGANTAVLVEPEGLESRVTPIPVPASKYSSLVPVAGGGLVWLRWPISGALGETFANPADTSGRPTLEHFDISTARLTELTSLVTEIAVSGDGSRLVVNDGGSLRAIPANGLADADTTVYIDMRRVLHTADPVAEWHQAYDEAGRVIRAYFWEPRMCGVDWDAVLAQYRPLLDRVASPDEFADLLREVLGELGTSHAYVTPARRNEGPPHYQRPIGFLGVNFVRTRDGRGWALARILPGDSSDTRARSPLAGTGIPDGSVLTHVDGRAVDPVTGPYPLLEGAGGTSVELTFAIEGGGGRLRRVAVVPLVDDRPLRYQDWVAARRAVVHELSGGRCGYLHIPDMIGSGWAQFNRDVRMEMNREALIVDVRGNAGGHISELVLEKLTRTIMGWDLTRNAQPVSYTSTAPRGPMVALADEATSSDGDMITAAFKLLGLGPVVGLRTWGGVVGMTGRHRLGEGTVITVPMNAAWFDEYGWGVENAGVPPDVVAERTPLDWAEGRTSELNVAVATALDLLREHPAAVPPDYTDVPDRSRPPLPPRTRRS from the coding sequence GTGACAGCCGGTTCCGACAGCACCGCCGCGCCCGGCCCCGGCCTGCCCTACCTGCGCTTTCCCCACCTCCACGGCGACCTCCTCTGCTTCGCCGCCGAGGACGACCTGTGGCTCGCCCCGCTGCCCGCCCCCGGCGCCAAGCCCGAGCGGGGCTGGCGGCTGACCGTCGACCGCACCCGCGTCGGGCACCCGCGGTTCTCGCCGGACGGGCGGTCCATCGCGTTCACCAGCTGGCACAGCCTCGACGCCGAGATCCACGTCGTGTCCGCGGAGGGCGGCGTCGCCCGGCGGCTCACCTACTGGGGCAGCCCGGACACCCGGGTGTGCGGCTGGACGCCGCCGGGCAGCGGCGAGGACGGCGAGGCGCAGATCCTCGCGGTGTCCTCGCAGGGCCAGCCGCTGTCGTACCAGACCTGGTCCTATCTGGTGCCGACCGACGGCTCCCCCGGGCGCCGGCTGCCCTGGGGCCCGGTCGACGACATCGCCGTCGCGGAGCAGGCGGGACACCGCAAGACCCTGCTGCTCACCGGCCGCCCGCCGCACGAGCCCGCCGCCTGGAAGCGCTACCGCGGCGGCGCCACCGGCCGGATCTACCTGCACGGCCGGCGGCTGCTCGCCGACCTCGGCGGGCACGTGGAGTGCGTGATGTTCGTCGGCCCGCCGCCGGCCGCGCGGATCGCCTTCCTCTCCGACCACGAGGGCGTGGGCAATCTCTACTCCTGCCTCCCCGACGGCACCGACCTGCGCCGGCACAGCGACCACGCCGAGTTCTACGCCAGGAACGCCGCCACCGACGGCTACCGGGTGATCTACCAGTGCGCCGGGGAACTGTGGCTCGCCGAGGACTTCGGCCCCGCCGGCCAGCCGCGCCGCCTCGACGTGCGGCTGGGCAGCCCGCGGGCCGGGCGGCGGCCGTACCAGGTGGCCGCGCAGAACAACGTCCAGGGGCTGACCGTCGACACCACGGGCCGGGCCAGCGCCGTCGCGGTGCGCGGCGCGCTGTACTGGCTGACCCACCGCGACGGCCCGGCACGCACGATCACCGAGACCCCCGGCGTACGCATCAGGCTGCCGGAGATGCTGGGCGACACCAACCGCGTCGCGTACGTCACGGACGCCGCCGGCGAGGATGCCATCGAGATCGCCGACCTGCCCCGCACCGGCGCCGTGGGCGAGCCGCTGCGGCTGGCGGCGGGGAAGCTGGGCCGGGTGCTGGCGCTGGTGCCGTCGCCGGACGGGCGGCACATCGCGCTCGCCTCGCACGACGGCCGCCTGCTGCTCGTCCGGGTGCCGGAGCGGGTGCACGTGGACGAGCGGATGTCGGCGGAGGTGGCGGAGGAGTTCGCCGAGGCGGTACGGGCGGCGGAGGAGCTGTCCCCGGCGGAGGCCGCGGGCGACTGCCAGCTCACCGAGCTGATCCGGTCGGTCAACGGGCCCGTACGCGACCTGGCGTTCTCACCGGACTCCAAGTGGATCGCCTGGGCGCACCCGGGCATCGGCCGCTCGCTGCGGCAGATCAAGATCGCCCGGGTCGCGGACCGGACGATCGTGGACGTCACGGACGGCAGGTTCGAGGACGAGGAGCCGGTGTTCACGCGCGACGGGCGCTATCTGGCGTTCCTGTCCTGGCGCGGCTTCGACCCGGTGTACGACGTGCACACCGGCGACCTGTCGTTCCCGCTGGGCTCACGCCCGTACCTCGTACCGCTGCATCCCGCGACGCCCTCGCCGTTCGCGCTCTCCGCCGAGGGCCGGCCAGCGGCCGGCGGGATGGACCCGGTCGGCCCGCCGGCGGCGGAGGCGGGCGCGAACACCGCGGTGCTGGTGGAGCCGGAAGGGCTGGAGAGCCGGGTGACGCCGATCCCGGTGCCGGCGTCGAAGTACTCCTCCCTCGTGCCGGTCGCGGGCGGCGGGCTGGTCTGGCTGCGCTGGCCGATCTCCGGGGCGCTCGGCGAGACGTTCGCCAACCCGGCGGACACCTCGGGCCGGCCGACGCTGGAGCACTTCGACATCTCCACCGCCCGGCTCACCGAACTGACGTCGCTGGTGACGGAGATCGCCGTGAGCGGCGACGGCAGCCGGCTGGTCGTCAACGACGGCGGCTCGCTGCGCGCGATCCCGGCGAACGGCCTGGCGGACGCGGACACCACGGTCTACATCGATATGCGGCGCGTGCTGCACACCGCGGACCCGGTGGCCGAGTGGCACCAGGCGTACGACGAGGCCGGCCGGGTCATCCGGGCGTACTTCTGGGAGCCGCGCATGTGCGGCGTCGACTGGGACGCGGTGCTGGCGCAGTACCGGCCGCTGCTGGACCGGGTGGCCTCCCCCGACGAGTTCGCCGACCTGCTGCGCGAGGTGCTGGGCGAGCTGGGCACGTCGCACGCGTACGTCACGCCCGCACGCCGCAACGAGGGCCCGCCGCACTACCAGCGGCCCATCGGCTTCCTCGGCGTGAACTTCGTCCGCACCCGCGACGGCCGCGGCTGGGCGCTGGCCCGCATCCTGCCCGGCGACTCCTCGGACACCCGCGCCCGCTCCCCGCTGGCCGGCACCGGCATCCCGGACGGCTCGGTGCTCACGCACGTCGACGGCCGCGCGGTCGACCCGGTCACGGGCCCGTACCCGCTGCTGGAGGGGGCGGGGGGCACGTCGGTGGAGCTGACGTTCGCGATCGAGGGCGGCGGTGGGAGGCTGCGCCGGGTGGCGGTGGTGCCGCTGGTCGACGACCGGCCGCTGCGCTACCAGGACTGGGTGGCGGCGCGCCGCGCGGTGGTGCACGAGCTGAGCGGCGGGCGCTGCGGCTACCTGCACATCCCGGACATGATCGGCAGCGGCTGGGCGCAGTTCAACAGGGACGTGCGGATGGAGATGAACCGCGAGGCGCTGATCGTGGACGTACGGGGCAACGCGGGCGGGCACATCAGCGAGCTGGTGCTGGAGAAGCTGACCCGCACGATCATGGGCTGGGACCTCACGCGCAACGCGCAGCCGGTCTCCTACACCTCGACGGCACCCCGCGGGCCCATGGTGGCGCTGGCCGACGAGGCCACGTCGTCGGACGGCGACATGATCACGGCGGCGTTCAAGCTGCTCGGCCTCGGCCCGGTGGTGGGGCTGCGGACGTGGGGCGGCGTGGTCGGGATGACGGGCCGGCACCGGCTGGGCGAGGGCACGGTGATCACGGTGCCGATGAACGCGGCCTGGTTCGACGAGTACGGCTGGGGCGTGGAGAACGCGGGCGTACCGCCCGACGTGGTCGCCGAACGCACGCCGCTGGACTGGGCGGAGGGCCGGACCTCGGAGCTGAACGTCGCGGTGGCCACCGCGCTCGACCTGCTGCGCGAGCACCCGGCGGCGGTGCCGCCCGACTACACCGACGTGCCGGACCGCAGCCGGCCGCCGCTGCCGCCGCGCACGCGGCGGTCGTAG